The following coding sequences lie in one Rutidosis leptorrhynchoides isolate AG116_Rl617_1_P2 chromosome 4, CSIRO_AGI_Rlap_v1, whole genome shotgun sequence genomic window:
- the LOC139844351 gene encoding uncharacterized protein has product MEQNGESQRRKKFRISWKSVKVVETFLQACIAEIVNGYMQASSWKKVAEKLKSSHNFIVDRKQMKNHYDYLKSKYKAWSKLKNKYENVYDPVTNTFNLTEEEWEVEIQENKYVESLKSTTLLFPNLCAQLYDGIIIEDEIGESSLRKFLFSPEPISIKYVEEINGAQETSTSKQDCSSHIEPESPTKRAISLENSSAEPLLIKNTEEINGTQETSTSKQDCSSHAKPESPTKMTITLENSSPEPLLIKNTEEINGTKETSTSKQDYSSHVEPESPTKLATTLENSTAEPLLIKNTEEINGAQDTSTSKRNCSSRIEPDSPTRKTETLKNPSAEPIPIQNTEAINGTKETSTSKQNWSAHAEPKRPAKKAKTLKNPSISVAGDDMSKALKLFVTGNNGPSFKDCRDKLCSLGWGAKNPLHKMALVIFCESATYREAWMQLQADEVEDWVRMVGHKLRLAA; this is encoded by the exons ATGGAACAAAATGGTGAAtctcaaagacgaaagaaatttagGATTAGTTGGAAAAGTGTAAAGGTGGTTGAAACATTTCTGCAAGCATGTATTGCGGAAATAGTAAATGGATACATGCAAGCATCTTCATGGAAGAAAGTTGCAGAAAAGCTAAAAAGTAGTCATAATTTCATAGTCGATCGAAAACAAATGAAGAATCATTACGACTATCTcaaatccaagtataaagcatggTCAAAGTTAAAAAACAAATACGAGAATGTGTATGATCCTGTGACTAATACGTTTAATCTAACCGAAGAGGAATGGGAAGTAGAAATTCAG GAAAACAAATACGTAGAATCATTGAAGAGTACAACACTCCTATTTCCTAATCTTTGTGCACAACTTTACGACGGGATAATTATAGAAGATGAAATTGGGGAATCATCTTTACGAAAGTTTTTGTTTTCTCCCGAACCCATCTCAATCAAATATGTTGAAGAGATAAATGGAGCACAAGAAACTTCAACTTCAAAGCAAGATTGTTCTTCTCATATCGAACCCGAAAGCCCAACAAAAAGGGCCATAAGTTTAGAGAATTCAAGTGCCGAACCTCTCTTAATCAAAAATACCGAAGAGATAAACGGAACACAAGAAACATCAACTTCAAAGCAAGATTGTTCTTCTCATGCCAAACCCGAAAGCCCAACAAAAATGACCATAACTTTAGAGAATTCAAGTCCCGAACCTCTCTTAATCAAAAATACCGAAGAGATAAACGGAACAAAAGAAACATCAACTTCAAAGCAAGATTATTCTTCTCATGTTGAACCCGAAAGCCCAACAAAATTGGCCACAACTTTAGAGAATTCAACTGCCGAACCTCTCCTAATCAAAAATACCGAAGAGATAAACGGAGCACAAGATACTTCAACTTCAAAGCGAAATTGTTCTTCTCGTATCGAACCTGATAGCCCAACAAGAAAGACCGAAACTTTGAAGAATCCAAGTGCCGAACCTATTCCAATACAAAATACTGAAGCGATTAACGGAACAAAAGAAACTTCAACTTCAAAGCAAAATTGGTCTGCTCATGCGGAACCTAAAAGACCAGCAAAAAAGGCGAAAACTTTGAAAAATCCAAGTATTTCTGTTGCAGGAGACGACATGTCAAAAGCTTTAAAACTGTTTGTAACTGGAAATAATGGACCTTCGTTTAAAGATTGTCGAGATAAGTTATGCAGTCTTGGTTGGGGTGCTAAAAACCCGTTGCACAAAATGGCGCTTGTTATATTTTGTGAAAGTGCAACTTATAGAGAAGCTTGGATGCAATTACAGGCTGATGAGGTTGAGGATTGGGTTAGAATGGTTGGACATAAGTTAAGATTAGCAGCATAG
- the LOC139844353 gene encoding ATP synthase subunit d, mitochondrial-like: MSGVGKKVADVAFKASKSIDWDGMAKMIVTDEARKEFSSLRRAFEEVNSTLQTKFSQEPEPIDWEYYRKGLGSRIVDSYKEYYNSVEIPKFVDKTTPEYKPKFDALLVELKEAEQKSLKESERLEKEIADVQELKKKLSTMTADEYFAKHPELKEKFDNEIRNDYWGY; encoded by the exons ATGAGCGGAGTAGGAAAGAAAGTGGCTGACGTTGCATTCAAGGCTTCAAAATCAATTGATTGGGATGGCATGGCGAAAATGATCGTCACCGATGAAGCCCGTAAAGAGTTTTCTTCACTCCGCCGTGCTTTTGAGGAAGTCAATTCAACTCTCCAGACTAAATTTAGTCAG GAACCTGAACCTATTGATTGGGAATATTACAGAAAGGGACTTGGATCTCGCATAGTTGATTCATACAAAGAATATTACAACA GTGTTGAAATCCCCAAGTTTGTCGATAAGACAACTCCGGAATATAAACCCAAGTTTGATGCACTG TTGGTTGAATTAAAAGAGGCTGAGCAAAAATCTCTCAAGGAATCTGAACGACTTGAGAAAGAAATTGCTGATGTCCAAGAACTGAAG AAAAAGCTTAGCACTATGACTGCCGATGAGTACTTCGCGAAGCATCCAGAGTTGAAGGAGAAATTTGATAACGAAATCAGAAATGATTACTGGGGCTACTGA